In Vibrio echinoideorum, the following proteins share a genomic window:
- a CDS encoding ABC transporter ATP-binding protein: MSEVIRIEGLEQHFLSGKGLFKKGYVIKAVDGVSFSVNQGETLGLVGESGCGKSTLGRTLLKLYEPSAGKIFFEGVDITHFSTKKMRPLRREMQIVFQDPLESLNQRHTVGGILEEPFIIHGIGSKKERRQWVLDLLDKIGLPHSAVTRYPHEFSGGQRQRIGIARAIALKPKLLICDESVSALDVSVQAQILNLLLKIQKEMNLSIIFISHDLSVVKHISDNVVVMKKGKIIEFGSVEDVYKNPKEEYTKSLLSSIPITHPSQRKKITTTKLAKQA, translated from the coding sequence GTGTCAGAAGTCATTAGAATTGAAGGGTTGGAACAGCACTTTTTATCAGGTAAAGGTTTATTTAAGAAAGGCTACGTAATTAAAGCGGTCGATGGCGTTTCATTTTCAGTCAACCAAGGCGAGACATTGGGTTTAGTAGGAGAGTCTGGTTGTGGAAAAAGCACACTTGGCAGAACATTACTGAAACTTTATGAGCCGTCAGCAGGAAAAATCTTTTTTGAAGGTGTTGATATTACCCATTTCAGCACGAAAAAAATGCGCCCACTTCGTAGAGAAATGCAGATTGTATTTCAGGATCCTCTCGAGTCATTGAATCAGAGGCATACAGTAGGCGGCATACTTGAAGAACCTTTTATTATCCATGGTATTGGTTCAAAGAAAGAACGAAGGCAATGGGTTTTAGATCTACTCGATAAGATCGGATTACCTCACTCCGCCGTAACCCGTTATCCGCACGAGTTTTCTGGAGGGCAAAGGCAGCGTATAGGCATAGCAAGAGCAATAGCATTAAAGCCAAAGTTATTGATTTGCGATGAGTCAGTATCGGCATTAGATGTTTCTGTTCAAGCACAGATATTGAACTTGTTATTAAAAATACAAAAAGAGATGAACCTTTCCATTATATTTATCTCGCACGACCTTTCGGTAGTTAAACACATTTCAGATAATGTAGTCGTGATGAAGAAAGGGAAAATAATTGAGTTTGGAAGTGTGGAAGATGTTTATAAAAATCCAAAAGAAGAATATACAAAGTCTCTGTTGTCTTCTATTCCAATAACGCACCCATCTCAGAGGAAGAAAATAACAACAACGAAGTTAGCTAAGCAGGCTTAA
- a CDS encoding zinc-dependent metalloprotease, giving the protein MFKHAIIAASIAAILSGCGAEDRAYDTYEKPTEEISVQSLDTESLWMYMPSTGEAPRYAMTQRGFFQGDPKLVTLRFDETNGIYVEEVDRDKVNATDESRWDTEINRAPVLKIPGEFRQYRCAENSYGECTNKEEINADEDVPWSQATHFVPKYEEIKSLSQDTIRAWYTSSNVTESAEPRLISYEYDPEGGVINVEVERTFTAEAEDQYQFGGELKDLSFKTRFFYSLVKLDKLASENYEPIYYQGQDSAYFGFFNDSKEVKTHTGESNVQGSRFSYINRFNPDLESIDYYLSDSYFDGGNEAYLQLTLDTMKEVNQSLEGTGVPRINIVNSDKKAGVQTGDLRYNVFNLIADPVDNGLLGYGPSATNPLTGEIIHAHVNQYLGVIRSASRRTWDDLAKRYNRQEIAKVEPVVKATKSSASPSNAEPTEIELFNKMIEEDRGPSVNVPVLSEREINLVGKDNLVDSLPEADLDFKYDTSNQDLALQSFYKRQDMLKRFSEQNVYNVDAMWLSTQSKGLVKGLDYAQGGYFAGADQSKMKTWEELTFDQQKLASQAISKHMFKSTLIHELGHNLGLRHNFMGSTDESHFYTEAELAQSKIGHLDKPAAYSSIMDYGASIFDELLTFGKYDKAALRFAYARQVETNELIVNTNSEGDDVSVVDATGAQKRKVYSLAEYDRQLSNDYKVYPTGVIAHLRANAGQNGIPDSLVSYRYCTDEHTTTNLLCDRFDEGTSLQEATEFRIQRYKDSYDTVNQRNGRERFEQYHQYNYFLYRMGEFQQIRDIVENVGEIDFMFARYLGANTTNNKGQVFEEIAGNNCVDFRGNAIPLENLSAGVRPICDTYNAANLAADFFLEVLTAPDKVCELEELSGVDGVPNRYRFAKLSDLWLTYQGGMSQNRDVPTSCFDEELVQMLASQANEIVIRSETRDGKVWASLKANNPYQTSSSSVDLLGVWPDKLLAAQMLVKRDTPFKSTENSSLALVDMSDKISHLYTYLSDLTGRAEARQAVFVDGKGGYIETVLKYKQDITETIEATPSYLWPMKRYFSMGGNEAFVYWTEGASQDTKVPYFGTLLANLNKYNRANEYGLSDSVSGFSDSIHVNYANSSYADEDGINFTWKGTNYSLSSRNTLANALASRALYTEEQKARVEKLNGLPYRVRNALSVFKNTRDRNEARIIAVGDREALIALRDTTSWFIFNQQFEKYEVDGKKCLRFKVDGESTEDHMKRKCNPQSSLETVKNNSIGKFEDEDHDRIFNLAQIFGDQIADNNTSSTNAAHKEVYNYDPEELRLWSTNEYTNYRRAFEQFPVYDD; this is encoded by the coding sequence ATGTTTAAACACGCAATTATCGCAGCAAGTATTGCCGCAATCCTCAGTGGGTGTGGGGCCGAAGATCGTGCCTATGACACCTATGAAAAACCAACCGAAGAGATTTCTGTTCAATCTTTAGATACGGAATCACTTTGGATGTACATGCCGTCGACTGGCGAAGCTCCTCGCTATGCTATGACTCAGCGTGGCTTTTTCCAAGGCGATCCAAAGTTAGTAACGCTTCGTTTTGATGAAACTAATGGTATTTATGTCGAAGAAGTTGATCGCGATAAGGTCAATGCGACAGATGAAAGTCGTTGGGATACGGAGATAAACCGTGCCCCTGTACTTAAAATTCCTGGAGAATTCCGCCAGTATCGTTGTGCTGAAAATAGCTACGGCGAGTGTACAAATAAAGAAGAAATCAACGCCGATGAAGACGTACCTTGGAGTCAGGCGACGCACTTTGTACCTAAGTATGAAGAGATTAAATCACTATCTCAAGACACCATTAGAGCTTGGTATACCTCCAGTAATGTTACGGAATCTGCAGAGCCTCGTTTAATTTCATACGAATACGATCCTGAGGGTGGGGTAATTAACGTTGAAGTAGAACGAACCTTTACTGCAGAAGCGGAAGATCAATACCAGTTTGGTGGCGAGCTTAAAGACTTATCATTCAAAACACGTTTTTTCTATTCTCTTGTTAAGCTCGATAAGTTAGCAAGTGAAAATTACGAACCTATTTATTATCAAGGCCAAGACAGCGCATACTTTGGTTTTTTCAACGATAGCAAAGAAGTAAAAACTCACACTGGTGAAAGTAACGTACAGGGTTCTCGTTTTTCTTATATTAACCGATTCAATCCCGATTTAGAGTCGATCGATTACTACTTAAGTGACAGCTACTTCGATGGTGGCAATGAAGCTTACCTGCAGCTTACGCTTGATACTATGAAAGAGGTAAATCAGTCATTAGAAGGCACGGGTGTTCCTCGCATTAACATTGTTAATAGTGATAAAAAAGCGGGTGTGCAAACTGGTGACTTACGTTACAACGTATTCAACCTGATCGCGGATCCGGTAGACAACGGACTACTTGGCTATGGCCCCTCTGCGACTAACCCATTAACGGGTGAAATTATTCATGCGCATGTTAACCAATACTTAGGCGTTATTCGCTCAGCAAGTCGTCGTACATGGGATGACCTTGCGAAACGCTACAACCGCCAAGAAATTGCAAAAGTTGAGCCTGTTGTTAAAGCTACTAAAAGCAGTGCTTCACCATCGAATGCTGAGCCGACCGAGATCGAATTATTCAACAAAATGATAGAGGAAGATCGAGGACCTTCGGTCAATGTTCCAGTGTTGAGTGAACGTGAAATTAATTTGGTGGGCAAAGATAATTTAGTCGATTCACTTCCTGAAGCCGATTTGGATTTCAAATACGATACCAGCAATCAAGATCTTGCATTGCAATCATTCTATAAACGCCAAGATATGTTGAAGCGGTTCTCTGAGCAGAATGTATATAACGTTGATGCGATGTGGTTAAGTACCCAGTCAAAGGGCTTAGTGAAGGGCTTAGATTATGCCCAAGGTGGTTATTTTGCCGGCGCTGATCAAAGCAAAATGAAAACGTGGGAAGAGCTAACGTTTGATCAACAGAAGTTAGCAAGCCAAGCGATTTCAAAGCATATGTTTAAATCTACATTGATTCATGAACTTGGGCATAACCTTGGCTTACGTCATAACTTTATGGGGTCAACGGACGAAAGCCATTTTTATACAGAGGCTGAGCTTGCACAAAGCAAAATTGGGCACCTTGATAAGCCAGCGGCTTACAGTTCGATCATGGATTACGGTGCATCAATATTTGATGAACTGCTGACGTTTGGTAAGTACGACAAGGCCGCTTTACGTTTTGCTTATGCTCGTCAGGTTGAAACCAATGAGCTCATCGTTAACACAAATAGCGAGGGTGATGATGTCTCTGTAGTGGATGCCACTGGAGCTCAAAAGCGTAAAGTCTATTCTTTGGCTGAGTATGACCGTCAGTTATCTAATGACTATAAGGTTTATCCAACGGGTGTTATTGCACACTTGAGAGCTAACGCTGGTCAAAATGGTATTCCAGATTCGTTAGTGAGCTATCGCTATTGTACAGATGAACACACGACCACTAACTTGTTATGTGATCGTTTTGATGAAGGTACAAGCCTTCAAGAAGCTACTGAGTTTAGAATTCAGCGATACAAAGATAGCTATGACACGGTTAACCAAAGAAATGGACGTGAGAGATTTGAACAGTACCATCAATATAATTACTTCTTATATCGAATGGGAGAGTTCCAACAAATTCGAGATATCGTTGAAAATGTTGGTGAAATTGACTTCATGTTTGCTCGTTACTTAGGCGCAAATACAACGAATAACAAAGGGCAAGTTTTCGAAGAAATAGCGGGAAACAACTGCGTGGATTTTCGAGGTAATGCTATTCCATTAGAGAATTTGTCTGCAGGTGTTCGTCCAATTTGTGATACCTACAATGCAGCTAATTTAGCGGCAGATTTCTTCTTAGAAGTGCTAACAGCACCAGATAAGGTGTGTGAGCTTGAAGAATTGAGTGGTGTGGATGGAGTCCCTAACCGCTATCGTTTCGCCAAGTTATCTGATCTTTGGTTAACATACCAAGGCGGCATGTCGCAAAATCGTGATGTTCCAACCAGTTGCTTTGATGAGGAATTAGTTCAGATGTTAGCAAGCCAAGCTAACGAGATCGTCATTCGTTCTGAAACTCGAGATGGAAAAGTGTGGGCGAGTTTAAAAGCGAATAACCCTTATCAAACATCGTCTTCTTCTGTTGATTTGTTAGGCGTATGGCCAGACAAACTGTTAGCAGCGCAGATGTTAGTTAAACGTGATACACCTTTCAAATCAACAGAGAATTCGAGCTTAGCGTTGGTTGATATGTCAGACAAAATTTCACATTTGTATACGTATCTATCCGACTTAACGGGTAGAGCAGAAGCTCGCCAAGCTGTTTTTGTTGATGGGAAAGGGGGTTACATAGAGACGGTTCTGAAGTACAAACAAGACATTACTGAAACAATTGAAGCGACGCCTTCATACCTGTGGCCAATGAAGCGTTATTTCTCAATGGGTGGTAATGAAGCATTTGTGTATTGGACTGAGGGAGCCAGCCAAGATACGAAGGTGCCGTACTTTGGAACCTTATTGGCTAACCTAAATAAGTATAACCGTGCAAATGAATATGGTTTGAGTGACTCTGTATCTGGGTTTAGCGACTCTATCCATGTCAACTATGCGAATAGTAGTTATGCCGACGAAGATGGGATTAACTTTACTTGGAAAGGGACAAATTACTCGTTGAGTTCACGTAATACACTTGCAAATGCTTTAGCTTCACGAGCTTTGTATACAGAAGAACAGAAAGCGCGTGTAGAGAAACTGAACGGTTTGCCGTACCGAGTCCGTAACGCGCTATCTGTGTTTAAGAATACGCGAGATCGCAACGAAGCTCGTATTATTGCCGTCGGTGATAGAGAGGCGCTTATAGCTCTTCGAGATACCACAAGTTGGTTTATATTTAATCAGCAGTTTGAAAAATATGAAGTAGATGGTAAGAAATGTTTACGATTTAAAGTAGACGGAGAGTCCACTGAAGATCACATGAAACGTAAGTGTAACCCGCAATCTAGCTTAGAGACGGTAAAAAATAACTCGATTGGTAAATTCGAAGATGAAGATCACGATCGTATATTTAATTTGGCACAAATCTTTGGTGATCAGATAGCGGATAACAACACCAGTTCAACGAACGCTGCTCATAAAGAAGTGTACAACTATGACCCTGAAGAGTTAAGACTTTGGAGCACGAACGAATACACAAACTATCGTCGCGCATTTGAACAGTTTCCCGTTTACGATGACTAA
- a CDS encoding response regulator, which translates to MTNPKLVIVEDDPILREMLQDYFESQSFEVVTISDGALACEQILTIQPDIVLLDLMLPEVDGLTICRQVRSQFNGKILILTASDDDFDHVAALETGADDFISKPIRQRVLLARVRMLLRRSPESSISAEVSSKNELVFGKLSLNRTTKSCRHADQDISIAESEFELLWLLASSPEQVLSRNFLTQELRGVDYDGIDRFIDNKIVVLRKKLNDITIPPKKIITVRGKGYLFVPERW; encoded by the coding sequence ATGACCAACCCGAAACTCGTGATCGTAGAAGACGATCCCATCCTAAGAGAGATGTTACAGGATTACTTTGAAAGCCAATCTTTTGAAGTCGTCACTATTTCTGATGGAGCATTAGCATGTGAGCAAATTTTAACGATTCAGCCTGACATTGTGCTGTTAGATCTAATGCTCCCCGAGGTTGACGGGTTAACTATTTGCAGGCAAGTTCGAAGTCAATTTAACGGGAAAATACTCATTCTGACAGCTAGTGATGATGATTTTGACCATGTTGCCGCATTAGAAACTGGCGCCGATGACTTTATTAGCAAACCAATTCGTCAAAGAGTCTTACTTGCAAGAGTGAGAATGTTGTTGCGCCGCTCTCCTGAAAGTTCAATAAGCGCTGAGGTGAGTAGTAAAAATGAGTTGGTTTTTGGTAAGTTGAGTTTAAATCGAACGACTAAAAGTTGTAGACATGCAGATCAGGATATTTCAATTGCTGAAAGCGAATTTGAGCTACTTTGGTTGTTAGCGTCTTCTCCTGAGCAAGTACTTTCTCGTAACTTTCTTACTCAAGAATTGAGAGGTGTCGACTATGATGGTATTGACCGTTTTATCGACAACAAAATCGTAGTATTACGCAAGAAACTCAATGATATAACCATCCCACCTAAAAAGATCATTACTGTAAGAGGCAAAGGCTATTTGTTTGTACCAGAACGTTGGTAA
- a CDS encoding ATP-binding protein, with product MRRIYFEYLAGLTVIFLVSIYSYAFIVYKLSTDYEYILRDHEAEAYQELIDVVYREKGLLETQNLLKSYADKTRQNLRIMPFDNAPELVRKAFQQQGRNVYYHDEYFLWLRLVGSDELYELSKNKDSYLRKQIKFENRLIWVFAITGFAFSGLFLVLRIKRRLNNLEMATVAFSHGELLERASEKNSIKLGTLNRSFNVMADKIRDLINSNKSLTNAVAHELRTPIFRIQWQAELLSDLAPTQQQSKAIARILADTEEMEDMVDELLYYARLERGGFELLRQPIDANEWLNERCSIWEKETKLDIIKVPLKVPASFYVDLKLFNRAVDNIVRNAFKFADTKIVIELWYTDNEFVIEVHDDGKGVEAEHWPYLFDPFYSANAARNKGKTGHGLGLAIVKQVCDRHQAHVTVGESYMDGACFALSFPRLEL from the coding sequence ATGCGACGTATCTATTTTGAATACCTAGCTGGGCTTACTGTCATTTTCTTAGTCAGTATATATTCCTACGCCTTTATTGTTTACAAGCTAAGCACTGACTATGAATATATTTTACGAGACCATGAAGCAGAAGCTTATCAAGAATTGATTGATGTGGTTTACCGTGAAAAAGGTTTGCTTGAAACGCAGAATCTATTAAAAAGTTATGCGGACAAGACTCGGCAGAACCTACGAATCATGCCTTTTGATAACGCTCCCGAATTAGTGAGAAAAGCGTTTCAGCAACAAGGCCGAAATGTTTACTACCATGACGAATACTTCCTTTGGTTAAGGTTGGTTGGAAGTGATGAGTTATATGAGTTATCTAAGAACAAAGATTCCTATCTGAGGAAGCAAATCAAGTTTGAAAACCGGCTTATTTGGGTTTTTGCCATAACTGGTTTTGCGTTTAGTGGCCTATTTTTAGTTTTGAGAATCAAGCGGCGATTAAACAACCTTGAAATGGCGACTGTTGCATTTTCTCATGGTGAGTTGTTAGAGAGAGCATCTGAGAAAAATAGTATAAAATTGGGTACGCTGAATCGTAGTTTTAATGTCATGGCAGACAAGATAAGGGACTTAATCAATAGTAATAAATCACTGACTAATGCTGTTGCGCATGAATTGAGAACACCAATATTTCGGATTCAGTGGCAAGCGGAGTTGCTGAGTGATTTAGCGCCAACTCAACAACAATCTAAAGCGATAGCTCGTATTCTTGCAGATACGGAAGAAATGGAAGACATGGTTGATGAGTTATTATATTACGCTCGCTTGGAAAGGGGTGGCTTTGAGTTACTCAGACAACCTATTGATGCTAATGAATGGTTAAATGAGCGTTGTAGTATTTGGGAAAAAGAGACAAAACTAGATATCATCAAGGTTCCATTAAAAGTTCCCGCTTCTTTCTATGTCGATCTAAAATTATTCAATAGAGCCGTGGATAACATTGTGCGGAATGCTTTTAAGTTTGCTGATACCAAAATCGTGATTGAATTATGGTATACCGACAACGAATTTGTCATTGAAGTTCATGATGATGGTAAAGGTGTTGAAGCGGAACATTGGCCTTATTTGTTTGATCCTTTTTACAGTGCTAATGCCGCTAGGAATAAGGGAAAAACGGGTCATGGCTTAGGGTTGGCTATCGTCAAACAAGTGTGTGACCGACACCAAGCACACGTCACGGTTGGAGAAAGTTACATGGACGGTGCGTGTTTTGCGTTGTCGTTTCCTAGGTTGGAGTTATAA
- a CDS encoding RNA-binding S4 domain-containing protein gives MDQEHYEDADYEGQELGEEGEEIEIEAIGIDVSSQPIELYKVFKIANLVSGGGEAKHIISEGYVAVNGELETRKRRKMYDGDFFEFNQEYYVVVCDQPVQEESDKPKKKDAPKKDNKAKKAQSKKSQAKKDQPSKDSKKKESKKSMAEMLSAKAEPKKEKKEKKKDNKAKKKADTPKPQRDDKSGRNSIEFF, from the coding sequence ATGGACCAAGAACATTACGAAGACGCTGACTACGAAGGCCAAGAGCTTGGAGAAGAAGGCGAAGAGATTGAGATTGAAGCAATTGGTATCGATGTTTCATCACAGCCAATCGAGCTCTACAAAGTGTTTAAAATTGCTAACCTAGTGAGTGGTGGCGGTGAAGCTAAGCACATCATTTCTGAAGGTTATGTCGCGGTTAATGGTGAGTTAGAAACTCGTAAACGTCGTAAAATGTACGATGGTGACTTCTTTGAATTCAATCAAGAATACTATGTAGTGGTGTGTGATCAGCCAGTACAGGAAGAATCAGACAAGCCGAAAAAGAAAGATGCGCCTAAAAAAGACAACAAAGCGAAGAAAGCTCAGTCTAAAAAATCGCAAGCTAAAAAAGACCAGCCAAGTAAGGACTCAAAAAAGAAAGAGTCTAAGAAAAGCATGGCAGAAATGTTGAGTGCGAAGGCTGAACCGAAGAAAGAGAAAAAAGAGAAGAAGAAAGATAACAAAGCGAAAAAGAAAGCGGATACGCCTAAGCCACAACGTGATGACAAAAGCGGCCGTAACTCGATTGAATTCTTCTAA
- a CDS encoding phage tail protein translates to MGKRKKQRIGTKWSLGQHLVLCHGPVDSVDTIWFGEKVGWKRGQKLPPTIEQPQGKPPIIDPEVGMHGDIERIKIEEPQLFGASDQEGGVVGYVDIMLGEPSQQENDYLKKTFAKGKAISAFRYLVSLVFRQVYMGNSPYPPTVSAEAVRIQTGWDGNPIWSADLADAGNGLNAAHIIYESTSCPEWGAGTKCNEASFRKAAEALKHEKFGLNNHWMKQQAVEDFVKEICRYINATVYDDETSGEVAIKLIRDDYKVDDVLTIDDVVKVANVRRRSMSDTVNTVTVTYTDPKTFKQASVVVRNTAMLNNSRKPVGKTIAYPMIHDAELAYQVAMRELRVFSTPFISADVYVDTRYAHLQPADVVKVIDAKSGLNHIFRVHSKRRGTPNSPTIRLQVIEDVFAPTFGLYTPPPSSDWTKPNLDAIAVSVQTLMESPYWLVATTLTPSELKLVDEHASGVMWLGRAPTQSSTGAEIWFSNAQNYLFSHQSDFSSYALITGALDYATDQIAVSQPIVDALPCLAVIDDEIIRIDAQNGNTLMISRGMLDTVPAKHNSGAIILTFTDEPIQFEFEEGEHVEVKALTTTGGQTLELDKANTLSIDLSARQARPLPPCNVQFNGSSWAPSVTLPLIISWTARERLSEVVGVASLTAWENGVTPTKGNVSVKVLDAQGGVILSRINLTSPVTLGAELGGYSEVVIELKTVEGGIESYQLFSHKIKLTSP, encoded by the coding sequence ATGGGTAAAAGAAAAAAGCAAAGAATAGGAACGAAGTGGAGTTTGGGACAACACCTTGTTCTATGTCATGGCCCTGTTGATTCAGTTGATACGATTTGGTTTGGTGAAAAGGTTGGATGGAAGCGAGGACAAAAGCTGCCACCAACCATCGAACAACCCCAAGGCAAGCCGCCTATCATCGATCCAGAAGTGGGAATGCACGGCGATATTGAACGCATCAAAATTGAAGAACCTCAATTGTTCGGAGCATCAGACCAAGAAGGCGGCGTCGTTGGTTACGTGGATATTATGCTTGGTGAGCCTTCCCAGCAGGAAAACGACTACTTGAAAAAAACCTTTGCAAAGGGGAAAGCGATCAGTGCTTTCCGATACCTTGTATCTCTTGTTTTCCGTCAAGTCTATATGGGTAACTCACCTTATCCACCAACAGTGTCCGCTGAAGCAGTTAGAATTCAAACTGGCTGGGATGGTAATCCGATTTGGTCGGCAGATTTAGCCGATGCCGGAAATGGATTGAATGCTGCGCACATCATCTATGAATCCACATCATGCCCTGAATGGGGCGCGGGAACCAAATGCAATGAAGCAAGCTTTCGCAAAGCTGCAGAAGCTCTTAAACATGAAAAGTTTGGTCTAAATAACCACTGGATGAAGCAACAAGCCGTTGAGGACTTTGTCAAAGAGATCTGCCGTTACATTAATGCAACGGTATATGATGATGAAACGTCAGGCGAAGTCGCCATCAAATTGATTCGTGATGATTACAAGGTAGATGATGTTTTAACTATCGATGATGTTGTCAAAGTGGCAAACGTGCGTCGCCGTTCTATGTCTGACACGGTCAATACTGTGACCGTGACTTACACCGATCCAAAGACCTTTAAACAAGCGAGTGTCGTGGTGCGTAACACTGCAATGCTCAACAACTCACGCAAGCCCGTCGGGAAAACAATCGCATATCCGATGATCCACGACGCAGAATTAGCCTACCAGGTCGCCATGCGTGAACTGCGTGTTTTTTCAACGCCTTTTATTAGTGCTGATGTCTATGTAGATACTCGATATGCGCACCTGCAGCCTGCAGACGTGGTGAAAGTGATAGATGCCAAAAGTGGCTTAAATCATATTTTCCGTGTCCATAGCAAACGCAGAGGTACTCCTAATTCACCAACTATCCGTTTGCAAGTGATTGAAGACGTCTTTGCGCCAACGTTCGGTTTATATACACCGCCACCAAGTAGCGACTGGACGAAGCCAAACCTTGATGCTATTGCTGTTAGCGTTCAAACACTAATGGAAAGCCCTTATTGGCTTGTTGCCACCACGCTTACACCAAGTGAATTGAAACTCGTTGATGAGCATGCTTCAGGCGTAATGTGGTTAGGACGAGCGCCAACGCAATCAAGCACGGGTGCGGAAATCTGGTTCTCGAACGCTCAAAACTACTTATTCAGCCACCAATCAGACTTTTCATCATATGCACTTATCACGGGAGCCCTTGACTACGCTACTGACCAAATCGCCGTCTCACAACCTATTGTTGACGCACTTCCATGCCTAGCGGTTATTGATGATGAAATTATCCGCATTGACGCTCAGAATGGTAATACGCTAATGATTTCAAGAGGTATGTTGGATACAGTGCCAGCCAAGCACAACTCAGGCGCGATAATATTAACATTTACCGATGAACCTATTCAGTTCGAGTTTGAAGAAGGGGAACACGTCGAAGTCAAGGCATTAACAACAACTGGCGGTCAGACCTTGGAGCTTGATAAAGCGAACACATTAAGTATCGATTTATCAGCTAGACAAGCGCGCCCTCTACCTCCATGTAACGTTCAATTTAATGGTTCTAGTTGGGCTCCATCTGTCACCTTACCATTGATCATCTCATGGACAGCAAGGGAGCGATTATCTGAGGTTGTCGGTGTCGCAAGTCTTACCGCTTGGGAAAATGGCGTCACACCAACTAAAGGAAATGTTTCTGTGAAGGTACTCGATGCGCAAGGTGGCGTTATACTGTCACGCATAAACTTAACATCACCTGTTACATTGGGTGCAGAATTGGGTGGCTATTCTGAAGTTGTGATCGAATTGAAAACGGTTGAGGGAGGAATAGAGAGCTATCAACTATTCAGTCATAAAATCAAGCTGACCTCACCGTAA
- a CDS encoding phage BR0599 family protein: MNIANELFFFDSASNVWRYTSSQDDITYKNATWVSQKIDHDQSIEQSNNPLKTTTGFKVAAGEVLANLILNLPPNQSMKIKIHRFEQGKYVVVFSGRVVGGTYNDGWITVELVPIYTDLQATGLNEGMTRQCRYALGSRKCGAQITRTKVIAKAINGRKIQFVEKLPMQFQYGVLDDGERQYFIDGQPSESEIVLLHAHSIKSGQSVDLIKGCDGTMNTCQKVFNNALNFGGAEHIPVKNPYVGDPINR, from the coding sequence ATGAATATAGCGAATGAATTATTCTTTTTTGACAGCGCTTCTAACGTTTGGCGATACACCTCGTCTCAAGACGATATTACTTACAAGAACGCCACATGGGTCTCTCAGAAAATAGACCATGACCAATCAATAGAACAATCCAACAACCCGCTTAAAACCACAACAGGATTCAAGGTGGCGGCGGGTGAAGTCTTGGCAAACTTGATTTTGAATTTGCCACCTAATCAATCCATGAAAATAAAAATACATCGGTTTGAGCAAGGCAAGTACGTGGTGGTTTTTTCTGGTCGAGTTGTCGGTGGAACATATAACGACGGTTGGATCACGGTTGAGCTCGTGCCTATTTATACAGATTTACAGGCAACGGGGCTCAATGAGGGCATGACTCGTCAATGTCGTTATGCGCTTGGCTCTCGAAAGTGTGGCGCGCAAATAACCCGCACGAAAGTGATCGCTAAAGCTATTAATGGTCGCAAAATACAATTCGTCGAAAAGCTTCCAATGCAGTTTCAATATGGTGTGCTCGATGATGGCGAACGTCAGTATTTTATCGATGGTCAACCTTCAGAAAGTGAGATTGTTCTGTTACATGCTCACTCCATAAAAAGCGGTCAGTCTGTCGATTTAATTAAAGGTTGTGATGGCACGATGAACACCTGTCAAAAGGTGTTTAATAACGCTTTAAATTTTGGCGGTGCTGAGCATATCCCAGTTAAAAACCCATACGTTGGCGACCCAATTAATAGATAA